Proteins encoded by one window of Geobacter sp. DSM 9736:
- a CDS encoding Spy/CpxP family protein refolding chaperone: MKKTMVMLFLVALMLPVVLMSGCGAKTPDEKADAIVSELNDSLQLTDVQRRNLDSIMNEILNKRTQIDRQLADQIQYGFTSQLRKDKFDPAEFEEFMLKYNEQSNEMVRFIGQKLSEFHAMLSPPQRNRLVEEIAKNRERWLMQ, from the coding sequence ATGAAAAAGACTATGGTGATGCTTTTCCTGGTAGCACTGATGTTGCCGGTGGTCCTGATGTCGGGATGCGGGGCGAAGACGCCCGACGAGAAGGCCGATGCGATCGTTTCCGAGCTTAACGACAGCCTCCAGCTGACCGACGTGCAGCGACGGAACCTCGACAGCATCATGAACGAGATCCTCAACAAGCGGACCCAGATAGACCGGCAACTGGCGGACCAGATCCAGTACGGGTTCACTTCCCAGCTTCGCAAGGACAAGTTCGACCCTGCGGAATTCGAAGAGTTCATGCTCAAATACAACGAGCAGTCCAACGAGATGGTTCGGTTCATCGGCCAGAAGCTGTCCGAATTTCACGCCATGCTGAGTCCGCCGCAGCGAAACCGGCTCGTGGAGGAAATCGCCAAGAACAGGGAGCGGTGGCTCATGCAGTGA
- a CDS encoding AI-2E family transporter translates to MLIAVGIAVGVGVLLAFLWYTIDMLLLVFAGILVAVLLRAPASWVAARSPLSGGWSVALFILFLALVLWGGGKLVAAPVIAQLTELSVALPEKAAQVKQHLLIQPWGEKVVDQVESINWTSRRINVLGRMTGALSTAFGWVANLVIICFLGLYLAFQPDPYVNGLVRLFPVPRRHRVRQVLERISHTLRWWLVGTFLSMTMVGVLTWLGLWLLGMPLALALALLAAVFAFVPYLGPILSAVPAVLLAFTQSPQQALYVVLLYLAVQAVESNLLTPLVQQQAVEMPAAMMLFAQITLGVLVGGIGVVLATPLAAAAMVAVRMLYVEDVLGDSEGAG, encoded by the coding sequence GTGCTGATTGCGGTGGGCATCGCAGTAGGCGTGGGCGTGCTGCTGGCGTTTCTCTGGTACACGATAGACATGCTTCTGCTCGTCTTTGCCGGGATACTGGTGGCGGTGCTGCTGAGGGCACCTGCTTCCTGGGTCGCCGCCCGTTCACCGCTGTCCGGCGGCTGGTCCGTTGCACTCTTCATCCTCTTTCTGGCTTTGGTTCTTTGGGGGGGAGGTAAGCTAGTAGCTGCTCCGGTGATAGCGCAACTGACGGAACTGTCGGTAGCACTGCCGGAGAAGGCAGCACAGGTGAAGCAGCACCTGCTGATCCAACCATGGGGCGAAAAGGTTGTCGATCAGGTGGAATCCATCAACTGGACCTCCCGCCGGATAAACGTCCTCGGCCGGATGACCGGCGCCCTCTCCACCGCCTTCGGATGGGTCGCTAACCTGGTCATAATCTGTTTTCTCGGCCTTTACCTCGCGTTCCAGCCCGACCCCTACGTAAACGGCCTGGTCCGGCTTTTTCCGGTGCCCCGGCGGCACAGGGTCCGTCAGGTGCTGGAGCGGATAAGTCACACACTTAGGTGGTGGCTGGTGGGCACGTTCCTGTCGATGACTATGGTGGGGGTGTTGACCTGGTTGGGACTGTGGCTGCTCGGGATGCCCCTTGCCCTGGCGCTCGCCCTGCTGGCGGCAGTTTTTGCCTTCGTTCCCTACCTCGGCCCAATCCTCTCGGCGGTGCCCGCGGTGCTGCTCGCGTTTACCCAGAGTCCGCAGCAGGCGCTCTACGTCGTTCTTCTCTATCTGGCCGTGCAGGCTGTGGAAAGCAACCTGCTCACCCCGCTCGTTCAGCAGCAGGCGGTGGAAATGCCGGCGGCAATGATGCTGTTCGCGCAGATTACACTCGGGGTGCTGGTGGGTGGAATCGGCGTTGTTCTTGCGACCCCTCTTGCGGCGGCCGCCATGGTGGCAGTGAGGATGCTGTATGTGGAAGATGTTTTGGGGGATTCCGAAGGCGCCGGTTGA
- a CDS encoding DUF2254 domain-containing protein, whose product MTFPRLVKIRASWDTLRTSYWFVPTIMSVASVALWVASYTVDVQLGEDATRRLGWIYRGGPDGAREVLAVVSASMITIAGVTFSITIVALTLASQQFGPFLLRNFMRDKGNQIVLGTFISTFIFCLLTLRMIRGIDRETFVPHVSVSMGVLLAMFSLGVLIYFIHHVSALIQASNIISVVGRDLVEAIDRLFPDRLGREEPDEPAQWKVAEDLKAACEEIRSPVFGYVKALDNDLLMKVAKENDVVVRLFKRPGDFVGEDDVIARVWPKNSEIQEVHDAVNDAFVLDNQRTATQDVGFVISQIVEIAVRSLSPGINDPFTAIICIDYLGQGLRRMAGRSIPSPFRRDDEGRLRIIAETETFSELADTALNQIRHYGRSSAAVLSRMLDVITDIAPHVRREEDRQALLRHAERVLEVSRAGLEEKDARWGIRKAYILARASLIADADNPSRISGKLLPPGSTQGEPRG is encoded by the coding sequence ATGACTTTTCCGAGACTGGTGAAAATCAGAGCTTCCTGGGACACGCTCCGCACGAGCTACTGGTTCGTTCCAACAATAATGTCGGTTGCTTCTGTCGCACTTTGGGTCGCCTCCTACACTGTGGACGTCCAACTGGGCGAGGATGCTACCCGCAGGCTCGGCTGGATCTACAGGGGTGGCCCCGATGGCGCCCGGGAGGTCCTGGCCGTCGTCTCGGCATCCATGATCACGATTGCCGGCGTCACCTTTTCCATCACCATCGTTGCTCTCACGCTCGCCTCACAGCAGTTCGGTCCTTTTCTGCTCCGCAATTTCATGCGGGACAAGGGAAATCAGATCGTCCTGGGAACCTTTATCTCCACCTTCATCTTCTGCCTGCTCACACTCCGCATGATCAGGGGGATCGACAGAGAGACGTTCGTACCTCATGTTTCCGTCTCCATGGGGGTCCTGCTGGCGATGTTCAGTCTCGGCGTCCTCATATACTTCATCCACCACGTCTCAGCCCTGATCCAGGCCTCGAACATCATCTCAGTCGTAGGCCGGGACCTGGTAGAGGCAATCGACCGGCTCTTTCCGGACCGGCTCGGCCGGGAGGAGCCGGATGAGCCGGCCCAATGGAAGGTTGCGGAAGATCTCAAGGCGGCTTGCGAAGAAATAAGATCACCCGTGTTTGGTTACGTGAAGGCTCTGGACAATGACCTCCTCATGAAGGTCGCGAAGGAGAATGACGTTGTTGTCCGCCTGTTCAAGCGGCCTGGAGATTTTGTGGGGGAAGACGATGTGATTGCTCGTGTCTGGCCGAAGAATTCGGAGATTCAGGAGGTTCATGACGCTGTCAACGACGCCTTTGTCCTCGATAATCAGCGTACGGCGACCCAGGACGTGGGATTCGTGATCAGCCAGATCGTCGAAATTGCCGTACGCTCCCTTTCCCCAGGCATCAACGACCCGTTTACCGCCATTATCTGCATCGATTATCTGGGGCAGGGTTTGCGCCGGATGGCTGGGCGCTCGATACCATCGCCGTTCCGGCGCGACGATGAGGGGCGCTTGCGAATCATAGCCGAGACGGAAACCTTTTCGGAACTCGCCGACACCGCATTGAACCAGATCAGGCATTACGGCAGGTCCAGCGCGGCAGTCCTGAGCCGCATGCTGGATGTCATCACAGACATCGCCCCACACGTGAGGCGGGAGGAGGACCGGCAGGCCCTGCTCCGCCATGCGGAACGCGTACTGGAGGTAAGCCGTGCAGGTTTAGAGGAAAAAGATGCTAGGTGGGGCATCCGAAAGGCTTATATTCTGGCACGAGCCTCTCTGATAGCCGATGCAGACAATCCATCGCGTATTTCCGGAAAATTGCTTCCTCCTGGTTCCACACAGGGAGAACCGCGCGGCTGA
- a CDS encoding Spy/CpxP family protein refolding chaperone yields the protein MKRICSHLILLLAAFCVCSVSPSFAREGKKGEYNPKESFEDFSRKLNLTKEQKEKVRPVLNEQADRIREVYREAREKETRILEENQQKVMEVLNPQQKEKYQKMIEKRKKMQEKADVDVPIVVTVVVAEPVTYYGKSVVADGYVKRVLTKNAFILSEAPEGVAEIVVVGAGPAVVKNPQKGQKVKVRGVFQNFKIDEIQKQLKVDLDEGIFGQLENKPGIFARWVKKQ from the coding sequence ATGAAGCGTATCTGTTCACACCTGATCCTTCTGCTGGCGGCATTTTGCGTCTGCAGCGTTTCACCGTCGTTTGCGAGGGAGGGGAAGAAAGGAGAATACAACCCGAAGGAAAGCTTTGAAGATTTCAGCAGGAAGCTGAACCTGACAAAGGAACAGAAGGAAAAGGTACGCCCTGTCCTGAACGAGCAGGCAGACAGGATCAGAGAGGTGTACCGGGAGGCACGGGAAAAGGAGACCCGGATACTTGAGGAAAACCAGCAGAAGGTAATGGAGGTCCTTAACCCGCAGCAGAAGGAGAAGTATCAGAAGATGATCGAGAAACGTAAGAAAATGCAGGAAAAAGCTGACGTGGACGTTCCCATCGTCGTTACCGTAGTTGTGGCGGAACCGGTGACCTACTACGGCAAGTCGGTAGTAGCCGATGGTTATGTGAAGCGAGTCCTCACAAAGAATGCATTCATTCTTTCAGAGGCTCCGGAGGGAGTGGCGGAAATCGTCGTCGTGGGTGCAGGGCCCGCCGTAGTGAAGAATCCGCAGAAGGGGCAGAAGGTGAAGGTGCGAGGTGTTTTCCAGAATTTCAAAATTGATGAGATTCAGAAGCAACTCAAAGTTGATCTGGACGAAGGGATATTCGGGCAGCTCGAGAATAAGCCGGGAATATTTGCCCGTTGGGTCAAGAAGCAGTAG
- a CDS encoding DUF1622 domain-containing protein gives MPFNEMLITGSAWVLEVCGIVAIAVGALFSSVRSLLMYLKKGTSADVYARYRRQLSKAILLGLEFLVAADIIRTVAIEPTFRSVGVLAGIVLIRTFLSFTLEVEISGRWPWSHGNGERPDIRETSSRKTGERNEKVEPEVAA, from the coding sequence ATGCCTTTCAATGAAATGCTGATAACAGGCTCTGCCTGGGTTCTGGAGGTATGCGGGATTGTTGCCATCGCAGTGGGGGCGCTCTTCTCCTCCGTGCGAAGCCTGCTGATGTACCTGAAGAAGGGAACCTCGGCCGATGTCTATGCACGCTACCGCAGGCAGCTCAGCAAGGCGATCCTGCTGGGGCTCGAATTCCTTGTGGCAGCGGACATCATAAGGACGGTGGCGATAGAGCCGACCTTCCGCAGCGTAGGCGTCCTGGCGGGGATAGTACTGATTCGGACCTTCCTCAGCTTCACCCTGGAGGTGGAAATCAGCGGCCGATGGCCCTGGTCGCATGGCAATGGGGAGAGACCCGACATCCGGGAAACGAGCAGCCGCAAGACAGGTGAGCGCAATGAAAAAGTTGAGCCGGAGGTAGCGGCCTGA
- a CDS encoding four-helix bundle copper-binding protein, with the protein MRTQEMLQTHPRKPVAQDMFNDLAACITACVECADVCTSCADACLGEQNVQMLTRCIRLNLDCADICQTTARLLTRQTEPEPQLLRIQLEACAISCRMCAEECEKHAEMHKHCRICATACRSCEQMCRQMIKSLPAGAGLSH; encoded by the coding sequence ATGCGAACCCAGGAAATGCTTCAGACACACCCGCGAAAACCGGTGGCCCAGGATATGTTCAACGACCTTGCAGCCTGCATCACGGCATGCGTCGAGTGCGCCGACGTCTGTACTTCCTGCGCCGATGCCTGCCTCGGTGAACAGAACGTTCAGATGCTCACCCGCTGCATCCGGCTCAACCTCGACTGTGCGGACATCTGCCAGACGACGGCACGCCTTCTCACCCGGCAGACGGAACCGGAGCCGCAACTTCTGCGGATTCAGCTGGAGGCGTGCGCTATCTCCTGCCGCATGTGCGCCGAGGAGTGTGAAAAGCACGCCGAGATGCACAAGCACTGCCGCATCTGCGCCACAGCCTGCCGCAGCTGCGAACAGATGTGCCGCCAGATGATCAAAAGCCTGCCCGCCGGGGCGGGGCTGTCCCACTGA